In Gammaproteobacteria bacterium, one DNA window encodes the following:
- the purB gene encoding adenylosuccinate lyase, whose amino-acid sequence MQPSVITALSPLDGRYHAKVEPLRFYFSEFALIRFRVHVEIAWLKALSNDPGIAEVPSFSAATIAQLDNLAANFSTEDAEAVKTIEATTNHDVKAVEYWLKQTLASNKEVVKVAEFIHFACTSEDINNLSHGLMLKSSLDKVMLPALDRIIARLIELAHQLADVPMLARTHGQPATPTTLGKEIANTVYRLQRGRERLAAVAVLGKINGAVGNYNAHLAAYPNVDWEKFAQSFVEKLGLVFNPYTTQIEPHDCMAELFDAYARINTILLDLNRDIWGYISIGYFKQKTKADEVGSSTMPHKVNPIDFENSEGNLGIANALLRHLSEKLPVSRWQRDLTDSTVLRNMGVALGHTLLAYDSCLKGLNKLDVNMAQLAADLDNAWEVLAEPIQTVMRRYGVANPYEQLKALTRGKSGITRETLHQFIAGLSIPQAEKDRLLTLMPRNYTGKAYELAERIEN is encoded by the coding sequence ATGCAACCCTCCGTTATTACCGCTTTGTCGCCGCTGGATGGCCGTTATCACGCCAAAGTTGAACCATTACGATTCTATTTCAGCGAATTTGCTTTGATTCGTTTCCGTGTGCACGTTGAGATTGCGTGGCTCAAGGCATTGAGCAATGATCCCGGAATTGCCGAAGTGCCGTCTTTTTCCGCGGCAACCATTGCGCAACTGGATAATTTGGCGGCCAACTTCTCGACCGAAGATGCGGAAGCGGTTAAAACCATTGAAGCGACGACTAATCATGATGTCAAGGCAGTGGAGTATTGGTTAAAGCAAACACTCGCGAGTAATAAGGAAGTAGTTAAAGTCGCAGAATTCATTCATTTTGCATGTACCTCGGAAGATATCAATAACCTGTCGCACGGTTTGATGCTGAAATCGAGTCTGGACAAAGTCATGCTACCGGCACTCGATCGAATCATCGCGCGCTTGATTGAACTGGCGCATCAATTAGCGGATGTGCCGATGCTGGCGCGCACGCACGGCCAACCCGCTACGCCGACCACCCTAGGCAAGGAAATCGCCAATACCGTGTATCGCTTGCAACGCGGCAGAGAGAGACTTGCGGCCGTTGCCGTATTAGGCAAAATCAACGGTGCCGTGGGTAATTACAATGCGCATCTCGCTGCGTACCCCAATGTGGATTGGGAAAAATTCGCGCAATCGTTTGTCGAAAAATTGGGGTTGGTGTTTAACCCTTACACTACGCAGATCGAGCCGCACGATTGCATGGCCGAGCTGTTCGATGCCTATGCCCGGATCAATACGATTTTGCTGGATTTGAATCGCGATATTTGGGGTTACATTTCAATCGGTTACTTCAAGCAAAAAACCAAAGCGGATGAAGTGGGTTCTTCCACTATGCCCCATAAGGTCAATCCGATTGACTTCGAGAATTCGGAAGGAAATTTGGGGATTGCGAATGCTTTGTTGCGGCATTTGAGCGAGAAGTTACCGGTATCGCGCTGGCAACGCGACCTGACCGATTCCACTGTGCTGCGCAATATGGGCGTGGCGTTGGGGCATACCTTGCTGGCTTATGATTCCTGTCTCAAAGGACTCAATAAACTGGATGTTAACATGGCGCAGCTCGCGGCCGACCTGGATAATGCTTGGGAAGTGCTGGCGGAACCGATTCAAACGGTGATGCGGCGCTATGGTGTAGCGAATCCCTATGAACAACTCAAAGCGTTGACGCGCGGCAAAAGCGGAATTACCCGGGAAACCCTGCATCAGTTCATCGCCGGTTTGAGCATTCCACAAGCGGAAAAAGATCGTTTGCTGACGCTGATGCCGCGGAATTATACCGGTAAGGCCTATGAACTGGCGGAAAGGATCGAAAACTAA
- a CDS encoding cytochrome-c peroxidase, whose product MMLIIKKAIINITKACCLALLTCSTLHADFGPMPMTLKGAPVPEVPGLLDGSDPIIIDREKAIALGKALFWDINVGSDGIACASCHFHAGADRRTKNQLSPTGRNSKRPKEFSIASDGSMHGPNTALKKSDFPFFQTDDPMNPLGMPVYISDDVVASSGTFGGTYRDVEWFQEKNDPCDRSADAVFHIDTKGVRKVEPRNTPTVINAVFNFRNFWDGRANNIFNGSSPWGDRDPDAGVWIKKSDGTVTKKRLRLINSSLASQAVAPPLDDFEMGCHGRTFADLGRKLHYRQPLEHQQVHWNDSVLSSLAFSTPDNLQKGLNTKYYQLIQKAFNPKYWNDIPNEQFGFPSATSATHTLAYNQTEANFAMFFGLSIQMYIATLISDDAPFDQSEVDEHGMPIGLNESAQRGLDIFRDSHCALCHIGPNFTSAAVVTNGILQKINPHAFGNEAFRISTTTVVTYLSLTGGMMFQDTGFSGTGVTPLANDPGLGAVDPFGNPLSFADQYMQLLAGNTAAVLDHYVADVRPCDLDTAIAIDRDKPHPLLFTRSDGIQKQPQNTAGCFNPAGIFIPTVETARAELKKTKRKHFLSAATGSFKIPSLRNIELTGPYMHNGGMATLEEVVEFYTRGGNFETPPKEFGKVFALVDLRLSPQRREDLLNFLKSLTDDRVRFEKAPFDHPELPVPHGHDASSKANPLGAALAADEFIAIPAVGAEGRTDALLPFESYLSH is encoded by the coding sequence ATCATGCTAATAATTAAAAAAGCTATCATCAACATCACCAAGGCATGCTGTCTTGCGCTGCTCACCTGTTCAACTTTGCACGCCGACTTCGGCCCCATGCCGATGACACTGAAAGGCGCGCCGGTTCCCGAAGTGCCCGGTTTGCTCGATGGTTCCGATCCGATCATCATCGACAGAGAAAAAGCGATCGCACTGGGAAAAGCCTTGTTTTGGGACATTAATGTCGGCAGCGACGGCATTGCCTGCGCCAGCTGCCATTTTCACGCCGGCGCCGACCGGCGCACAAAAAATCAGCTTTCACCCACCGGTAGAAATAGCAAACGGCCGAAAGAATTCTCCATTGCCAGCGACGGCTCTATGCACGGCCCCAACACCGCATTGAAAAAAAGCGATTTTCCGTTTTTCCAAACCGATGATCCGATGAATCCGCTCGGAATGCCGGTTTATATCAGCGACGATGTCGTGGCATCGTCAGGAACTTTCGGCGGCACCTATCGCGATGTCGAATGGTTTCAGGAAAAAAACGATCCGTGCGACCGCAGCGCCGATGCGGTTTTCCATATCGATACCAAAGGCGTACGCAAAGTCGAGCCGCGCAACACACCGACAGTCATCAACGCCGTTTTCAATTTCCGCAACTTTTGGGACGGCCGCGCCAACAATATCTTCAACGGCAGCAGTCCGTGGGGGGATCGTGATCCCGATGCCGGTGTATGGATTAAAAAAAGCGACGGTACAGTCACCAAGAAACGTTTACGGCTCATCAATTCCTCGCTGGCTTCCCAAGCGGTCGCTCCACCGCTGGATGATTTTGAAATGGGTTGCCACGGCCGCACTTTTGCCGACCTGGGCCGCAAATTGCATTACCGCCAACCGCTGGAACATCAGCAGGTGCACTGGAACGATAGCGTTCTGAGCAGTTTGGCCTTCAGCACTCCGGATAATCTGCAGAAAGGATTAAATACCAAATACTACCAGCTGATCCAGAAGGCATTCAATCCGAAATATTGGAACGATATCCCCAATGAGCAATTCGGTTTTCCTTCGGCAACATCGGCTACCCATACATTGGCTTACAATCAAACGGAAGCGAATTTCGCCATGTTTTTCGGATTATCGATACAAATGTATATCGCTACCTTGATTTCCGACGATGCTCCTTTCGATCAAAGCGAAGTCGACGAACATGGCATGCCGATCGGACTGAACGAATCGGCGCAGCGCGGCCTGGATATATTCCGCGATTCTCACTGCGCGCTCTGCCATATTGGACCGAATTTTACCTCTGCCGCCGTGGTGACCAACGGTATCTTGCAAAAAATCAATCCGCATGCTTTCGGCAATGAGGCTTTCCGCATCAGCACCACCACCGTGGTGACGTATTTATCGCTGACCGGCGGCATGATGTTTCAAGATACCGGTTTTTCCGGTACCGGTGTCACACCGCTAGCAAACGATCCCGGACTCGGCGCTGTCGACCCCTTTGGCAACCCGCTATCGTTCGCCGATCAATATATGCAACTTTTAGCCGGTAACACAGCCGCGGTTCTCGATCACTATGTCGCGGATGTGCGGCCTTGCGATCTCGACACGGCCATCGCCATCGATCGCGACAAACCGCACCCGTTACTATTCACTCGCAGTGACGGTATCCAGAAGCAGCCGCAGAATACCGCCGGTTGTTTTAACCCGGCCGGCATCTTCATTCCGACCGTGGAAACGGCGCGCGCCGAACTGAAAAAAACGAAAAGAAAACACTTTTTGAGCGCCGCCACAGGTTCTTTCAAAATTCCTTCGCTCAGAAACATCGAACTGACAGGGCCGTATATGCACAATGGTGGCATGGCGACATTGGAAGAAGTAGTGGAGTTTTATACGCGCGGCGGAAACTTTGAAACACCGCCGAAGGAATTCGGCAAGGTTTTTGCCTTGGTTGACCTGCGGCTTTCACCGCAGCGCCGCGAAGATTTGCTCAATTTTCTAAAAAGCCTGACGGATGATCGCGTGCGCTTTGAAAAAGCGCCATTCGATCATCCTGAACTGCCGGTTCCTCATGGTCACGACGCAAGCTCCAAAGCCAACCCGCTGGGCGCCGCGCTGGCCGCCGACGAATTTATCGCAATTCCGGCCGTTGGCGCCGAGGGCAGGACCGATGCCTTACTGCCGTTTGAAAGTTACCTGTCGCATTAG
- the grpE gene encoding nucleotide exchange factor GrpE, translating to MQSSENSQTTETNQTTTPDSQEEIKIPGMTGDTTIQTGGIANSQPDLEHLLKEAEIKAAEHHDAWIRAKAETENIRKRAQSDVTNAHKYAVENFSTELLTVMDSLEAALAVENATVENFKNGMELTQKQLTSVFDKFNIKAIDPKGEKFDPHQHQAMCMVDSEQAPNTVVQVMQKGYKLHDRVIRPALVSVSKAKDS from the coding sequence ATGCAAAGCTCAGAAAATTCACAGACCACGGAAACAAACCAAACCACAACGCCGGATTCTCAAGAAGAAATCAAAATACCGGGTATGACCGGTGACACCACCATTCAGACGGGAGGAATTGCCAATTCTCAACCTGATCTCGAGCATTTATTGAAAGAGGCGGAAATCAAAGCGGCCGAGCATCACGATGCTTGGATTCGCGCCAAGGCGGAAACGGAAAATATCCGTAAACGCGCACAAAGCGATGTGACCAATGCGCATAAGTATGCCGTGGAAAATTTTTCCACCGAGCTGCTGACGGTAATGGACAGTTTGGAAGCTGCTTTGGCGGTTGAAAATGCCACGGTCGAGAATTTCAAAAACGGCATGGAACTAACACAAAAACAATTGACCAGTGTGTTTGATAAATTCAATATCAAAGCGATTGATCCCAAAGGCGAGAAGTTCGATCCGCATCAGCACCAGGCCATGTGCATGGTGGATTCCGAGCAGGCGCCCAATACCGTGGTTCAAGTCATGCAAAAGGGCTACAAGCTGCATGACCGTGTTATCCGCCCGGCGCTTGTTTCGGTTTCGAAAGCGAAAGACTCTTGA
- a CDS encoding pyruvate-binding protein: protein MKTKSYHNKTNALISAALLSAAALASSNVYAAGAVGFKGWSSGNIVNFGGTISAGESGLKSAYSDNPFLNYSAWAHTGDWWTFRNDAAFADVTVTVSGDSGFSPGVTVWASGAAEFDGGTTDFGSEISLAGFGTPHSFNATGAMGDAGTLWMANGQGGNMIETLGYAVSGPSHAAATTGWGETISTGAQDVSLTNTFENGVTGSASAHLVSLTFNDLAPGWYTVYIGGTDHATAGGAFELTVSAVPEVDTWAMLMAGLGLVGWRMRKYQKDPLQAIA from the coding sequence ATGAAAACAAAATCATATCACAACAAAACTAATGCATTGATCTCTGCTGCCCTGCTTTCAGCCGCCGCGCTGGCAAGCAGCAATGTCTACGCTGCCGGTGCCGTAGGATTCAAGGGCTGGAGTAGCGGTAACATTGTTAATTTTGGCGGTACCATTTCCGCGGGTGAAAGTGGCTTGAAAAGTGCCTACTCCGACAATCCCTTTCTAAACTATTCCGCTTGGGCGCATACCGGCGATTGGTGGACATTCAGAAACGACGCCGCATTCGCCGATGTCACCGTGACCGTCTCCGGCGATTCCGGTTTCTCACCCGGCGTGACCGTCTGGGCAAGCGGCGCCGCGGAATTTGATGGCGGCACCACCGATTTCGGTTCAGAAATCAGTCTGGCGGGATTCGGCACACCGCACTCGTTCAATGCCACCGGTGCAATGGGCGACGCAGGGACGCTCTGGATGGCTAACGGCCAAGGCGGCAACATGATCGAAACCCTGGGTTATGCAGTTTCCGGTCCTTCTCATGCCGCTGCGACAACCGGCTGGGGCGAAACCATTTCGACCGGCGCGCAGGATGTCAGTCTGACCAACACCTTCGAAAACGGCGTTACCGGTAGCGCCAGCGCTCATCTCGTGTCACTGACATTCAACGATTTGGCGCCGGGTTGGTACACCGTCTATATCGGCGGCACCGATCATGCGACTGCGGGCGGCGCGTTTGAATTGACCGTCAGCGCGGTTCCCGAAGTGGATACCTGGGCCATGCTGATGGCCGGTTTGGGCCTGGTCGGATGGCGCATGCGCAAATATCAAAAAGACCCGCTTCAGGCTATCGCTTAG
- a CDS encoding DUF3422 domain-containing protein gives MHTMIDTDLTDWLPDNDPQRVMLHNEVHARPSQRIRLPALIIYVVVINEGVTRAQEYEHLRRLTGQQMLMLEQLQNNFLRLRLQGYTLRWERHTEFTRYSLVQHLPEAAHLGATDPELLSYLALPPGWLAEIPGRTFAAVKVAMVPGDLHRSDELLVQARKWFGGNPVVASLIGREGHSLAVTDFMLRPSGFERMLVMMSADASETRAGRVSQRLLEVETYRLMALRGLPLTKRLIPELADAERQLAEITAQLENKAASDQELLDTLTSLAARIERATVEHGYRFAATQAYNKLVMQRITELREKAIPGTQTIGEFMQRRLSPAIATVEATAQRLSYLSARVSRTSALLRTRVDILAETQNQQLLEKLTHGQELQLRLQSTVEGLSIAAISYYVISLLLYVAKAGQAAGLPIHPELVTGMLIPIVLWAVWRTTRRIHDKLFKSH, from the coding sequence ATGCATACAATGATTGACACCGACCTGACCGACTGGCTGCCCGACAACGATCCGCAGCGCGTCATGCTGCACAATGAAGTGCATGCCCGTCCCAGCCAGCGTATCCGGCTGCCCGCATTGATTATCTATGTCGTGGTTATCAACGAAGGCGTTACACGTGCACAGGAATACGAGCATTTGCGGCGCTTGACCGGACAGCAGATGCTGATGCTCGAGCAATTGCAGAATAATTTTCTGCGTTTGCGTTTGCAGGGCTATACCTTGCGCTGGGAACGCCATACCGAATTCACGCGCTATTCGCTGGTGCAGCATTTGCCGGAAGCTGCGCATTTGGGAGCGACCGATCCGGAGCTGCTTTCGTACTTGGCTTTGCCGCCCGGCTGGCTGGCTGAGATTCCGGGGCGCACGTTTGCCGCGGTGAAAGTCGCGATGGTGCCGGGCGATTTGCATCGGTCCGATGAATTGCTCGTGCAAGCACGCAAGTGGTTCGGCGGAAACCCAGTGGTGGCTTCGCTGATCGGCAGGGAAGGACATTCGCTGGCGGTAACGGATTTCATGCTGCGCCCGAGTGGTTTCGAACGCATGCTGGTCATGATGTCGGCCGATGCATCCGAGACGCGGGCCGGGCGGGTTTCGCAGCGTTTGCTGGAAGTTGAAACTTACCGGCTGATGGCATTGCGCGGCTTACCGCTGACCAAACGCCTCATTCCGGAATTAGCCGATGCCGAGCGGCAATTGGCCGAAATCACCGCACAACTGGAAAACAAAGCCGCTTCCGATCAAGAGTTGCTGGATACGCTTACCTCGCTGGCGGCGCGTATCGAACGTGCGACAGTCGAGCATGGCTACCGCTTTGCCGCAACGCAAGCGTATAACAAGCTGGTAATGCAACGGATCACCGAGTTGCGTGAAAAAGCCATTCCCGGCACGCAAACGATAGGCGAATTCATGCAGCGGCGGCTTTCTCCTGCCATTGCTACGGTGGAGGCAACGGCGCAGCGCTTGAGCTATTTATCGGCTCGTGTCTCGCGCACCAGCGCGTTATTGCGCACCCGCGTCGATATTCTGGCGGAAACGCAGAATCAGCAACTGCTGGAGAAACTAACGCACGGCCAGGAATTGCAATTGCGATTGCAAAGCACCGTGGAAGGTTTATCCATTGCAGCGATATCGTATTACGTCATCAGCTTGTTGTTGTACGTGGCAAAAGCGGGTCAAGCGGCCGGATTGCCGATTCACCCGGAACTGGTGACCGGTATGCTGATTCCAATCGTGCTCTGGGCGGTGTGGCGAACAACACGGCGCATTCACGATAAATTGTTCAAATCGCATTGA
- a CDS encoding adenosylmethionine--8-amino-7-oxononanoate transaminase, protein MSIIHHKPSSSASQLRQRSLAAVWHPCTQMKQHETYPLVPIVSGQGVWLYDADGNRYLDAIASWWVNLFGHANPIINAAIRDQLEKIEHVMLAGFTHEPVVTLSERLKTLAPGTLGHCFYASDGASAIEIALKMSFHYWSLCGQPQKNGFISLQNDYHGETLGALSVTDVAIFRETYAPLLRPCTHVPTPDWRYAETGESPRDFALRAATALENHLAKHHAQTAALILEPLVQGAAGMGMYHPVYLQRTREICDRYQVHLIADEIAVGFGRTGTLFACNQADIAPDFLCLSKGLSGGYLPLSAVMTTDQVYQAFYDDGTARAFLHSHSHTGNALACRAALASLDIFEHDRVIESNRTKAAYLNNIAAPLASHPKVRNFRNCGMIWAFEIETDDADFAAECFQAGLKQQILLRPLGKTVYFMPPYVINEQEMDLLVDGTLRVLETL, encoded by the coding sequence ATGTCAATTATTCACCATAAACCCTCCTCATCCGCGTCGCAACTGCGACAACGAAGCCTGGCCGCGGTATGGCACCCGTGCACGCAAATGAAACAACACGAAACGTATCCGCTGGTTCCGATTGTAAGCGGACAAGGTGTATGGCTATACGATGCCGATGGCAATCGTTACCTGGATGCAATCGCCTCCTGGTGGGTCAATTTGTTCGGCCATGCCAATCCAATCATTAATGCGGCCATCCGCGATCAACTGGAGAAAATCGAGCATGTCATGCTGGCGGGTTTCACCCATGAACCGGTGGTCACGTTATCCGAACGGTTAAAAACCCTCGCCCCCGGCACGCTCGGTCATTGCTTTTACGCCAGCGACGGCGCATCGGCGATCGAGATTGCGCTGAAAATGAGTTTTCATTACTGGTCGTTGTGCGGACAGCCGCAAAAGAATGGTTTTATCAGCCTGCAAAACGATTATCACGGCGAAACGCTCGGTGCGTTATCGGTCACCGATGTCGCCATTTTCCGCGAAACCTATGCACCTTTGTTGAGACCGTGCACCCATGTTCCGACACCGGATTGGCGCTACGCCGAAACCGGCGAATCGCCTCGGGACTTTGCATTGCGTGCCGCAACCGCACTGGAAAATCATCTGGCAAAGCATCATGCACAAACGGCTGCACTGATTCTGGAACCGCTGGTGCAAGGCGCAGCGGGCATGGGCATGTATCACCCCGTTTATCTGCAACGCACCCGGGAAATTTGCGATCGTTATCAAGTACACCTGATCGCCGACGAAATCGCCGTCGGCTTCGGCCGCACCGGAACCTTGTTTGCCTGTAATCAGGCCGACATCGCGCCGGATTTTCTATGTTTGTCGAAGGGATTGAGCGGCGGCTATTTGCCGCTCTCGGCCGTGATGACCACCGATCAGGTTTATCAGGCTTTTTACGACGACGGAACGGCACGGGCTTTTTTACATTCGCATTCGCATACCGGCAATGCGCTGGCCTGCCGCGCGGCTTTAGCCTCGCTGGATATTTTTGAGCACGACCGGGTGATCGAAAGCAACAGAACTAAAGCCGCGTACCTGAATAACATCGCCGCACCGCTCGCCAGCCATCCGAAAGTCAGAAATTTCCGCAATTGCGGTATGATTTGGGCGTTTGAAATCGAAACGGACGATGCCGATTTTGCCGCCGAATGCTTTCAGGCCGGTTTGAAGCAACAAATTTTGCTGCGCCCGTTGGGCAAAACCGTTTATTTTATGCCACCCTATGTCATCAACGAGCAAGAAATGGATTTGCTGGTCGATGGCACGCTGCGGGTATTGGAAACACTGTGA
- the dnaK gene encoding molecular chaperone DnaK, with protein sequence MAKIIGIDLGTTNSCVAVMENGNPKVIENSEGARTTPSIVAYTEDNEILVGASAKRQAITNPKNTLFAVKRLIGRRFDEDMVQRDIKMVPYSIVRADNNDAWVEVRGKKIAPPEVSAQVLMKMKKTAEDYLGETVTEAVITVPAYFNDSQRQATKDAGRIAGLEVKRIINEPTAAALAFGLDKKEGDRKIAVYDLGGGTFDISIIEIAEVEGEHQFEVLATNGDTFLGGEDFDSRVMEYLVDEFKKETGIDLKKDMLALQRLKDAAEKTKIELSSSQQTEVNLPYITADASGPKHLAVKITRAKLESLVEDLIERTAGPCRTAIKDAGLTASDIDDVILVGGQTRMPKVQDKVKEIFGKEPRKDVNPDEAVAVGAAIQGGVLKGDVKDVLLLDVTPLSLGIETLGGVMTKLIQKNTTIPTKAQQVFSTADDSQTAVTIHVLQGEREMASGNKSLGQFNLSDIPPAPRGMPQIEVTFDIDANGILHVSAKDKATGKENKIKIQASSGLSDDEIERMVKDAEAHAEEDHKAVELVASRNQCDAMIHSVKKSLKEHGDQLSGDEKAKVEAALKDAEEVLKTDNKDQIEAKTQALTEAAHKLAEKMYQQQDQQGGQQAQPQADSAASGRGEKPVEGEVVDAEFEEVKNKK encoded by the coding sequence ATGGCAAAAATCATCGGTATCGACCTGGGTACCACGAACTCATGCGTAGCCGTCATGGAAAACGGCAACCCCAAAGTGATCGAAAACTCGGAAGGCGCACGGACGACGCCTTCGATTGTGGCATATACGGAAGATAATGAGATCCTGGTTGGTGCTTCGGCCAAACGCCAGGCCATCACCAATCCGAAAAATACCTTATTTGCGGTCAAGCGATTGATCGGACGCCGTTTTGATGAAGATATGGTGCAGCGCGACATTAAAATGGTGCCGTACAGCATTGTCAGAGCGGACAACAATGACGCGTGGGTGGAAGTGCGCGGCAAGAAAATCGCACCGCCGGAAGTGTCCGCGCAAGTATTAATGAAAATGAAGAAAACCGCCGAGGATTATTTGGGTGAAACGGTAACCGAGGCCGTAATCACGGTACCGGCATATTTCAACGATTCGCAGCGGCAAGCAACCAAGGATGCCGGACGCATTGCCGGCCTGGAAGTCAAACGGATCATCAATGAACCGACCGCTGCGGCGCTGGCATTCGGTTTGGATAAAAAAGAAGGCGATCGCAAGATTGCGGTTTATGACCTGGGCGGCGGCACGTTCGATATTTCCATCATTGAGATCGCCGAAGTTGAAGGCGAACATCAATTTGAAGTGCTGGCGACCAACGGCGATACATTCCTCGGTGGCGAGGATTTCGACTCGCGCGTGATGGAATATCTGGTCGACGAATTCAAGAAAGAAACCGGTATCGATCTGAAGAAGGATATGCTGGCATTGCAACGGCTGAAAGATGCGGCGGAGAAAACCAAAATCGAATTGTCATCCAGCCAGCAAACCGAAGTGAATTTGCCGTACATTACCGCGGATGCTTCCGGACCGAAACACCTGGCCGTCAAGATCACTCGCGCGAAACTGGAAAGCTTAGTGGAAGACTTGATCGAACGCACCGCCGGACCTTGCCGCACGGCGATCAAAGATGCCGGGCTAACGGCATCCGACATTGACGACGTCATTCTGGTGGGCGGACAAACCCGTATGCCGAAAGTGCAGGACAAGGTCAAGGAGATATTCGGCAAAGAGCCGCGTAAGGATGTTAATCCGGATGAGGCGGTGGCCGTCGGCGCGGCTATTCAAGGCGGCGTGCTGAAAGGCGACGTGAAGGATGTTCTGCTGTTGGATGTGACGCCGCTGTCGTTGGGTATCGAAACGCTGGGCGGTGTGATGACCAAGCTGATTCAAAAAAATACTACGATCCCGACCAAGGCGCAGCAAGTGTTTTCGACCGCCGATGACAGTCAAACCGCGGTGACGATTCATGTGCTGCAGGGTGAACGTGAAATGGCATCGGGAAACAAAAGCCTGGGGCAGTTTAATTTGAGCGATATTCCACCGGCGCCGCGCGGCATGCCGCAGATTGAAGTGACGTTCGATATCGACGCCAACGGCATTTTGCACGTATCGGCGAAAGACAAGGCGACCGGCAAAGAAAATAAAATCAAAATTCAGGCCAGTTCCGGTTTGTCGGATGATGAGATCGAACGTATGGTCAAGGACGCCGAAGCGCACGCCGAGGAAGATCATAAGGCAGTAGAGCTGGTTGCCAGCCGCAATCAGTGCGATGCGATGATTCATTCGGTTAAAAAATCGTTGAAAGAGCATGGCGATCAGTTGAGCGGCGATGAAAAAGCGAAAGTCGAAGCTGCGCTGAAGGATGCCGAGGAAGTGCTTAAAACCGACAATAAGGATCAGATCGAAGCCAAAACACAGGCTTTGACCGAAGCTGCGCATAAGCTGGCTGAAAAGATGTATCAGCAACAGGATCAGCAAGGCGGTCAACAGGCACAACCGCAAGCGGATTCCGCTGCGTCAGGCCGCGGTGAGAAACCGGTTGAAGGCGAAGTCGTTGACGCTGAGTTTGAGGAAGTTAAAAACAAAAAGTAA